The following proteins are co-located in the Bacillus pumilus genome:
- a CDS encoding cellulose biosynthesis cyclic di-GMP-binding regulatory protein BcsB, giving the protein MKSVKWIIFILALSLAIQPFFMAGQAMAQSDQVQVKDDWVRSSKGSKAETQHLTEDVVTLYGQEDRTEFSYQVEKEKVESSTLTLNIEASPLLISPSSFTVMVDGEIEKTIPVSGKNQKKSIQIKLNKAQLKKGSHRIQLAFYGVLKEGVCINQETPANWLKVYPESKLAFKGIQTKDLTLDSFPSPFIQTGDQKEQTNIVLPNTPDEAELEAAIKVYRTLKNKDRLADIKLIQEKDSKQIAHPTIAIGAKRSWDGRIKSIEQTAKIKTESNLLTLAVRTLTAKKKEQPVLFVTADQPRTIAEKINVLTQPELTGQLTGTDLMLQKVAAKTSKPSHHIRLKDFGGDDVTVGTKKTASDHYYYPRALIANRKSGAKLNLSFKKSDAANKAERLTVMINDEPHDVPLTKLGNKDENGFYHVSIPVDSHVLQKNEYIDLQFVTTGFKNMESCRHTDEEGWIFIDKNSSLQIPEGTTSDTPDLAVWPLPFTSKAQQEKTLIIMPDQINRETINQLAMLTESFSQPAAAQYHLIKASNVTNEQLKNHSLIFIGGIQTFSLLKEKANDLIVPTKKEQYDVSSFGMINETTARIVWTQPSVWNKEQTMIVFSGMNAAEADVSNEVIHFLQTNTETATVAIESKNKDMFSNHQTISSTSSNLKIGEKQSSSESWIYFACIAALIIFVLVMIIYFLRKNRKKTES; this is encoded by the coding sequence TTGAAATCGGTAAAATGGATAATTTTTATATTGGCATTATCCCTTGCCATTCAGCCTTTTTTCATGGCAGGTCAAGCAATGGCGCAATCAGATCAAGTGCAGGTGAAAGATGATTGGGTACGTTCATCAAAAGGAAGTAAAGCAGAAACGCAGCATCTAACAGAAGATGTGGTGACCTTATACGGACAAGAAGACCGCACTGAATTTTCCTATCAAGTTGAGAAAGAAAAAGTAGAGTCTAGCACTCTTACATTGAATATAGAGGCTTCACCATTACTCATTTCACCATCCTCATTCACTGTTATGGTTGATGGAGAGATTGAAAAGACCATCCCTGTATCAGGGAAAAACCAAAAGAAATCGATTCAAATCAAATTAAACAAAGCGCAATTGAAAAAAGGATCTCATCGGATTCAGCTCGCATTTTACGGTGTCTTAAAAGAAGGTGTGTGTATCAATCAAGAGACACCTGCCAATTGGCTGAAGGTATATCCTGAAAGTAAGCTGGCATTCAAAGGCATTCAAACGAAAGACCTCACATTAGACAGCTTCCCATCACCTTTCATTCAAACAGGTGATCAGAAAGAGCAAACAAATATTGTGCTTCCAAATACACCAGATGAGGCTGAATTAGAAGCAGCCATCAAGGTATACCGTACGTTGAAAAACAAAGACCGCCTAGCGGACATCAAACTCATTCAGGAGAAGGACAGCAAGCAAATCGCGCATCCAACCATTGCTATTGGGGCGAAAAGAAGCTGGGATGGAAGGATCAAATCGATTGAACAAACTGCGAAAATCAAAACAGAAAGTAATCTTCTCACGTTAGCGGTAAGAACCCTGACAGCAAAGAAAAAAGAACAGCCCGTCTTATTTGTCACAGCTGACCAGCCAAGAACAATTGCTGAAAAAATCAATGTTCTCACTCAACCAGAACTGACAGGTCAACTTACTGGTACGGACTTAATGCTTCAAAAGGTCGCAGCTAAAACCTCTAAGCCATCTCACCATATCCGTTTAAAAGATTTTGGCGGAGATGATGTCACTGTTGGGACCAAAAAGACGGCTTCTGATCACTACTATTATCCGAGAGCATTGATTGCTAACCGAAAATCAGGCGCCAAGCTAAATCTGTCATTTAAAAAATCTGATGCAGCGAACAAAGCAGAACGCCTAACTGTTATGATCAATGACGAACCGCACGACGTACCATTAACAAAACTAGGAAACAAAGATGAGAATGGATTCTATCATGTGTCTATTCCAGTCGATTCACACGTACTTCAAAAAAATGAATATATTGATTTGCAATTTGTCACAACTGGTTTTAAAAACATGGAATCCTGCAGACATACGGATGAAGAAGGCTGGATTTTCATTGACAAGAACAGTTCTCTTCAAATTCCAGAAGGAACAACTAGTGATACACCGGATTTAGCTGTATGGCCGCTTCCTTTCACTTCAAAGGCTCAGCAAGAAAAAACATTGATCATCATGCCGGATCAAATCAACCGTGAAACGATCAATCAACTGGCGATGCTCACAGAATCATTTAGTCAGCCAGCAGCTGCTCAATATCATTTGATCAAAGCCTCTAATGTGACAAACGAACAATTGAAGAATCACTCTCTCATTTTCATCGGGGGCATTCAAACGTTCTCTCTTTTAAAAGAAAAAGCGAATGATCTGATCGTTCCGACGAAAAAGGAACAATATGATGTATCCTCTTTTGGCATGATCAACGAAACAACTGCTCGTATTGTATGGACGCAGCCATCTGTTTGGAATAAAGAACAGACAATGATAGTCTTTTCAGGAATGAATGCAGCTGAAGCTGATGTGTCAAATGAAGTGATTCATTTCCTCCAAACAAATACAGAGACCGCAACAGTTGCGATAGAGAGCAAAAACAAAGACATGTTCTCTAATCATCAAACGATCAGCAGCACATCAAGCAATCTGAAAATAGGTGAAAAACAAAGCAGCAGTGAGTCTTGGATCTACTTTGCATGTATAGCTGCGCTCATCATTTTTGTGCTAGTGATGATTATCTATTTCTTACGAAAAAACCGCAAAAAGACTGAGTCATAA
- a CDS encoding APC family permease produces MYSLMKRILIGRPLKSQAAGEQKLSKIKALALLSSDALSSVAYGTEQILIVLSVVSAAAFWYSLPIAGCVFILLMALILSYRQIIYAYPEGGGAYVVSSRNLGEKPGLIAGGSLLVDYILTVAVSISAGTDAITSAFPALYPYHVLISIVLVIVIMVLNLRGLTESASILAYPVYLFVFSLLILIGVGGFKLLTGQVPPAPEHTAFGTHVSGITLFLLLKAFSSGCSALTGVEAISNTIPSFRKPAAQNAARTLLMMGGLLAVLFLGVTLLAFGFGISPKPEETVVSQIASDTFGRTFFYYVIQAVTALILILAANTGFSAFPLLAVNLAKDKYMPRMFTVRGDRLGYSNGIIFLGVASMLLIWLFDGKTEHLIPLYAVGVFIPFTLSQTGMCVKWIREKPQGWKMKMPINILGALISFTVLMILILTKFHLVWPVFIFMPIVLFMFHSIKKHYLSVGEQLRLLNETEPVEIKGNVVIVPIAGVTRVVEQSVQYAKSLSEQVIAVHVSFDKEKDKRIEADWEKLNSDVRLVILHSSYRSLTHPLDKFLETIEAKANAHQYKVMVLVPQFIPKKRWHTILHNQSAFLLRFRLLWKRDIIVATLPYHFKK; encoded by the coding sequence ATGTACAGTTTGATGAAGCGTATTTTAATTGGTAGACCATTAAAATCACAGGCAGCAGGAGAACAAAAACTATCAAAAATCAAAGCTTTGGCATTATTGTCATCAGACGCATTGTCATCAGTTGCATACGGTACAGAACAAATCTTGATTGTTCTATCAGTCGTCAGTGCGGCAGCGTTTTGGTACTCACTCCCGATTGCAGGTTGTGTATTCATTCTTTTAATGGCGTTAATTCTATCTTACCGCCAGATTATCTATGCTTATCCAGAAGGCGGCGGGGCATATGTCGTCTCTAGCAGGAACTTAGGTGAAAAACCAGGGCTGATCGCTGGTGGATCATTGCTGGTAGATTATATTTTGACTGTAGCAGTGAGCATTTCAGCGGGTACCGATGCCATCACATCAGCTTTTCCAGCACTATATCCATATCACGTCTTGATTTCAATTGTATTGGTCATAGTGATTATGGTGCTCAACCTTCGTGGGTTGACGGAATCGGCATCTATTCTGGCTTATCCTGTATACCTGTTTGTATTTTCACTTCTCATTTTAATTGGAGTCGGCGGCTTTAAACTATTAACAGGGCAAGTGCCGCCAGCACCTGAGCATACAGCATTTGGCACACATGTGTCAGGCATTACATTATTTCTTTTATTAAAAGCATTTTCGTCTGGCTGTTCTGCTCTGACTGGAGTAGAAGCCATTTCAAATACGATTCCATCCTTTAGAAAACCAGCTGCACAAAATGCAGCGAGAACATTACTGATGATGGGGGGATTACTGGCCGTTCTCTTTTTAGGTGTGACACTGCTTGCATTTGGTTTTGGCATCTCGCCAAAACCAGAAGAAACGGTTGTGTCACAAATTGCATCAGACACATTTGGACGTACGTTTTTCTATTATGTTATTCAGGCTGTCACGGCGTTAATTTTGATATTAGCGGCAAATACCGGCTTTTCAGCCTTTCCTTTATTGGCTGTCAACTTAGCAAAAGATAAATATATGCCGCGCATGTTTACAGTAAGAGGAGATCGACTTGGTTACTCCAATGGCATTATCTTTTTAGGCGTAGCCTCCATGCTGCTTATTTGGCTGTTTGATGGGAAAACTGAACACCTGATTCCGTTATATGCTGTTGGTGTATTTATTCCATTTACCTTGTCTCAGACCGGTATGTGTGTCAAATGGATTCGTGAAAAACCACAGGGCTGGAAAATGAAAATGCCAATTAATATACTGGGAGCACTTATTTCTTTCACGGTTCTCATGATTCTCATTTTGACCAAGTTCCATCTTGTATGGCCAGTTTTTATTTTCATGCCAATCGTTCTATTTATGTTTCATTCCATCAAAAAGCATTACCTGTCTGTAGGAGAACAACTACGTTTATTGAATGAAACAGAGCCTGTTGAGATCAAAGGAAATGTGGTCATCGTACCAATAGCAGGTGTAACACGTGTCGTCGAACAATCTGTTCAATATGCAAAATCCTTATCAGAGCAGGTCATAGCGGTTCACGTCTCCTTTGATAAAGAGAAAGACAAGAGGATTGAAGCAGATTGGGAAAAGCTGAATAGTGATGTGCGTCTTGTGATTTTACATTCGTCTTATCGAAGTCTCACTCACCCTCTTGATAAATTTCTTGAAACGATTGAGGCAAAAGCAAATGCGCATCAATACAAAGTGATGGTGCTCGTGCCTCAATTTATCCCGAAAAAAAGATGGCATACCATCTTGCATAATCAATCTGCTTTTTTATTAAGATTCCGTTTGTTATGGAAGCGGGATATTATTGTCGCCACCCTTCCATATCATTTTAAAAAGTAA
- a CDS encoding pyruvate oxidase, which produces MPQRTAGKEVTALLEEWGVKHIYGMPGDSINELIEELRHESSQIQFIQTRHEEVAALSAAADAKLTGKLGVCLSIAGPGAVHLLNGLYDAKADGAPVLAIAGQVASTEVGRDAFQEIKLERMFDDVAVFNQQVQTAEAMPDLLNQAIKAAYTHKGVAVLTVSDDLFSQKIKRKPVYTSPLYVEGEVRPKKDQLLKAAQLINNAKKPVILAGKGLRNAKEELLSFAEKAAAPIVITLPAKGIVPDRHPYFLGNLGQIGTKPAYEAMEECDLLIMLGTSFPYRDYLPEDIPAIQLDIKPDQIGKRYPVEVGIVSDSKSGLHELTSYIEYKEQRGFLEACTEHMMKWREEMDKEKSVATSPLKPQQVIARLEEAVEDDAILSVDVGNVTVWMARHFEMKKQDFIISSWLATMGCGLPGAISAKLNEPNRQAIAVCGDGGFTMVMQDFVTAVKYNLPIVVVILNNNNLGMIEYEQQVKGNINYGIALEDIDFAKFAEACGGKGISVSSHEELAPAFDTALQSDKPVIIDVAVTNEPPLPGKITYTQAAGFSKYLLKKFFEKGELDIPPLKKSLKRFF; this is translated from the coding sequence ATGCCGCAAAGAACCGCAGGAAAAGAAGTAACAGCGCTACTGGAAGAGTGGGGCGTGAAACATATTTATGGAATGCCCGGCGACAGTATAAACGAATTGATTGAAGAACTAAGGCATGAATCAAGCCAAATACAATTCATACAAACGAGACACGAAGAAGTGGCAGCACTTTCAGCAGCAGCTGATGCCAAACTAACTGGTAAACTCGGTGTTTGCTTATCAATTGCTGGACCAGGTGCTGTCCACTTATTAAATGGACTATATGATGCAAAAGCAGATGGTGCCCCCGTTTTAGCGATTGCAGGGCAGGTTGCTTCGACCGAAGTAGGCAGAGACGCATTTCAAGAAATCAAATTAGAGCGGATGTTTGACGACGTAGCTGTTTTCAATCAGCAGGTACAAACAGCAGAGGCTATGCCAGACTTATTAAATCAAGCCATCAAAGCAGCTTATACTCATAAAGGCGTGGCGGTTCTCACTGTATCAGATGATTTATTTTCTCAAAAAATTAAGCGTAAACCTGTTTATACATCCCCTCTTTATGTAGAGGGGGAGGTGAGGCCAAAGAAAGATCAACTGTTAAAGGCTGCTCAGCTCATTAACAATGCGAAGAAGCCAGTCATCTTAGCAGGTAAAGGATTAAGAAATGCGAAAGAAGAGCTTCTTTCATTTGCAGAAAAGGCTGCTGCACCTATCGTAATCACACTTCCTGCAAAAGGAATTGTTCCAGATAGGCATCCGTACTTCTTAGGAAACCTAGGTCAAATTGGAACGAAGCCGGCATATGAAGCGATGGAAGAATGTGATCTCTTAATCATGCTTGGAACCTCCTTCCCATATAGGGACTACTTACCGGAGGATATACCTGCTATTCAATTGGACATAAAGCCAGATCAAATTGGTAAAAGGTATCCGGTAGAAGTGGGAATAGTAAGTGACAGCAAAAGTGGTTTGCATGAATTGACCTCCTATATTGAATACAAAGAGCAGCGTGGTTTTCTTGAAGCTTGCACAGAGCATATGATGAAGTGGCGAGAAGAAATGGATAAGGAAAAATCCGTTGCAACATCACCACTTAAACCCCAGCAAGTCATCGCTAGATTAGAAGAAGCAGTCGAAGACGATGCCATTCTTTCAGTTGATGTCGGTAATGTGACTGTATGGATGGCACGTCATTTCGAAATGAAAAAACAAGATTTTATTATTTCAAGTTGGCTTGCAACAATGGGCTGTGGTTTACCTGGGGCGATTTCAGCTAAGTTAAACGAACCGAACCGCCAAGCCATTGCTGTCTGTGGTGACGGAGGCTTCACAATGGTCATGCAAGACTTCGTCACAGCTGTAAAGTATAACCTGCCGATCGTTGTCGTGATCTTAAACAACAACAATCTTGGAATGATTGAATATGAACAACAGGTAAAGGGAAACATCAATTACGGTATAGCGCTAGAAGATATTGACTTTGCAAAATTTGCAGAAGCATGTGGCGGCAAAGGAATCTCAGTGTCATCACATGAAGAACTTGCACCAGCCTTTGATACAGCACTTCAATCGGATAAACCAGTCATTATTGATGTCGCTGTAACCAATGAACCGCCATTACCTGGGAAAATTACGTATACACAAGCAGCAGGCTTTAGTAAGTACTTATTGAAAAAATTCTTTGAAAAAGGTGAACTGGATATCCCTCCACTCAAGAAAAGTCTAAAGCGCTTTTTCTAA